The following proteins are co-located in the Pedobacter sp. FW305-3-2-15-E-R2A2 genome:
- a CDS encoding FtsX-like permease family protein, whose translation MPDQKFDIKRTVNYAWLLKMAWRDSRKNRSRLFLFISSIVLGIAALVAVYSFRDNLQRDIDNQAKELTGADLVIESRRAPKEAVVALLDTLGQQRAQERNFVSMVYFIKGAGSRLIQVRALEGNYPFYGTIETSPVAAAQTFKQDRNALVDKTLMLQFNAAVGDSIKIGALHFAIAGNLESVPGQSGIASTVTPVVYIPLQYLEQTGLNQLGSRIQYRYFYKYDRVASVERDLKRHQRLFNKEGLDHETVATKKASTGRAFGNLNKFLALSGFIALLLGCVGVGSAIHVYIKEKLGTIATLRCLGLNAGEAFLIYLIQIAVIGFIGAVAGALLGTLVQFALPLILQDFIPIEISMQISWMAIAQGLAIGLIISILFALPSLLSVRNISPLNAIRVSFDSVTAKRDPLKWMVYGVIVLFVYGFTYLQMNGWVEALVFMLGILIAFLLLAGLSKLLMLILRKSIPDTMNYLWRQGFANLYRPNNQTLMLTVSIGLSTVFIVTLYLVQGVLLNKVSLSSDASQSNMVLFDIQTSQKEALANLTRQHKLPVLGQVPIVTMRIEEINGKTAEDLDKADSLQQKNGNSALRAFRGEIRATYQADLRATEELVGGKWTGTTPAGGAIKISLEKGYAERINVKVGDKIVFNVQGLLLPTEIGSLRMVDWNTVQPNFRVVFPTGALEQAPQFYVLMTHVPNEKVSADFQVAVVKSFPNVSIINLGMILQILNDLLTKINFVIRFMAGFSMVTGWIVLLSAVMSSKGQRLRESVLLRTMGANRRQILTITALEYLFLGVLASAAGIILALAASWAVAAFSLNATFAPDVLPLIAFFMAIPLLVMVTGIYSSRSVLNHPPLEILRKEA comes from the coding sequence ATGCCTGATCAGAAATTCGATATCAAAAGAACGGTAAACTACGCCTGGCTGTTAAAGATGGCCTGGAGAGACAGCCGGAAAAACAGATCCAGACTTTTTCTTTTTATCTCTTCCATCGTATTGGGAATTGCGGCATTGGTAGCCGTCTATTCTTTCAGGGATAACCTTCAACGAGACATAGACAATCAGGCAAAAGAATTAACTGGTGCAGATTTAGTGATAGAAAGTCGTAGGGCACCAAAAGAGGCTGTTGTGGCTTTATTGGATACCCTCGGACAACAACGGGCCCAGGAAAGAAACTTTGTCTCCATGGTTTATTTTATAAAAGGGGCCGGAAGCAGGCTGATTCAGGTGAGAGCGCTGGAAGGAAATTATCCTTTTTATGGAACAATAGAAACGAGCCCTGTTGCTGCTGCCCAAACTTTCAAACAGGACAGAAATGCTTTGGTAGACAAAACACTAATGTTGCAGTTTAATGCGGCAGTAGGGGATTCCATTAAGATCGGAGCGCTCCATTTTGCGATTGCCGGAAACCTGGAAAGCGTTCCCGGACAAAGTGGAATTGCCAGTACGGTTACCCCGGTTGTATATATTCCGCTTCAATATCTGGAACAAACAGGATTAAATCAGCTGGGCAGCAGAATTCAATACCGCTATTTTTATAAGTATGATCGGGTGGCTTCCGTAGAACGGGACCTGAAACGTCATCAGCGACTTTTTAATAAAGAAGGGCTGGATCATGAAACTGTGGCCACCAAAAAAGCAAGTACCGGGAGGGCGTTTGGGAATTTGAATAAATTTCTGGCACTATCTGGTTTTATCGCTCTTTTATTGGGTTGCGTTGGAGTAGGAAGCGCCATTCATGTTTATATTAAAGAAAAATTGGGTACCATTGCCACTTTAAGATGCCTGGGCTTAAATGCGGGAGAAGCCTTTCTCATTTACCTGATTCAAATTGCCGTGATCGGTTTTATTGGCGCCGTCGCTGGTGCCTTGTTGGGGACCCTGGTGCAATTCGCCTTACCTTTGATCTTACAGGATTTTATCCCAATAGAGATTAGCATGCAGATTTCATGGATGGCAATCGCACAGGGGCTGGCTATAGGACTGATCATTTCCATTTTATTCGCCCTGCCGTCCTTACTTTCGGTCCGGAATATTTCCCCTTTAAATGCCATCAGGGTCTCTTTTGATTCTGTTACCGCGAAGCGGGACCCTTTAAAATGGATGGTTTATGGTGTGATTGTCTTGTTTGTTTATGGATTTACGTATCTGCAAATGAATGGATGGGTAGAGGCATTGGTGTTTATGCTGGGGATTCTGATCGCTTTTCTTTTACTCGCCGGGCTTTCAAAACTGCTCATGCTGATTTTAAGAAAGTCCATTCCGGATACGATGAACTATTTATGGCGACAAGGGTTTGCGAATCTTTACCGGCCCAATAACCAGACTTTAATGCTAACAGTGTCGATAGGTCTATCCACTGTTTTTATCGTGACACTTTACCTTGTACAGGGTGTTTTGCTGAACAAGGTTTCCCTTTCTTCTGATGCGTCGCAATCTAATATGGTGCTGTTTGACATTCAAACCAGTCAGAAGGAAGCATTGGCGAATTTAACGAGGCAGCATAAATTACCGGTGCTGGGCCAGGTGCCCATTGTAACGATGAGGATTGAAGAGATCAATGGCAAAACCGCTGAGGATTTGGATAAAGCAGATAGTCTGCAGCAAAAAAATGGCAACTCGGCATTGCGCGCCTTCAGAGGAGAAATCCGTGCCACTTATCAGGCTGATTTGAGGGCGACAGAAGAGCTGGTGGGAGGAAAATGGACGGGTACGACACCCGCAGGAGGAGCCATTAAAATCTCGTTGGAAAAGGGCTATGCCGAAAGGATCAATGTAAAAGTTGGCGATAAAATTGTTTTCAATGTGCAGGGCTTGTTATTGCCCACGGAAATTGGAAGTTTGAGAATGGTAGATTGGAATACGGTTCAACCTAATTTCAGGGTGGTGTTCCCGACAGGAGCATTGGAACAGGCACCGCAATTTTATGTCCTGATGACGCATGTGCCTAATGAAAAAGTATCTGCTGATTTTCAGGTTGCCGTAGTTAAAAGCTTTCCGAATGTGTCTATTATTAATTTAGGTATGATCTTGCAAATACTTAATGATCTGCTTACTAAGATTAATTTTGTGATTCGTTTTATGGCAGGCTTCAGTATGGTAACCGGTTGGATTGTACTCTTGTCAGCGGTGATGAGTAGTAAGGGGCAACGATTGAGAGAAAGCGTTTTATTGAGAACAATGGGAGCTAATAGGAGACAAATTCTGACCATCACTGCACTGGAATATTTATTTTTGGGGGTCCTGGCTTCGGCAGCAGGAATCATTCTCGCACTAGCAGCCAGCTGGGCAGTTGCCGCCTTTAGCTTAAATGCTACCTTTGCTCCGGATGTTTTGCCTTTAATCGCATTTTTTATGGCTATTCCGCTATTGGTGATGGTGACGGGGATTTATAGCAGCAGGAGTGTCCTTAACCATCCTCCATTGGAAATTTTAAGAAAAGAAGCGTAA
- a CDS encoding ABC transporter ATP-binding protein, with translation MENILNIRNVSKIYQNAGHQLTVLDKISFSIQTGSTVSITGPSGSGKTTLLGLCAGLDRSSSGSVELNQVTLDQLTEDQRAAVRNKYVGFIFQNFQLLPTLTALENVMVPLELRGEKNIKSHAMDLLDKVGLADRSGHYPIQLSGGEQQRVSLARAFSNKPAILFADEPTGNLDAETSDKVVKLMFDLNREAGTTLVIVTHDLDLAGKTNRMIKLKGGVIISDLELSHA, from the coding sequence GTGGAAAATATCCTTAACATTCGAAACGTAAGTAAAATTTATCAAAACGCGGGGCATCAGCTCACCGTACTGGACAAGATCAGCTTTTCTATTCAAACAGGATCTACAGTTTCCATCACAGGGCCATCAGGAAGTGGAAAAACAACTTTATTAGGCCTTTGTGCAGGATTGGACCGTTCAAGCTCAGGTAGTGTCGAGCTGAACCAAGTAACATTAGATCAGTTAACTGAAGATCAGCGTGCGGCGGTGAGAAACAAATATGTAGGATTCATTTTTCAGAATTTCCAACTCCTGCCTACACTCACGGCCTTAGAAAATGTGATGGTGCCACTGGAGTTGAGGGGAGAGAAAAATATTAAAAGCCATGCGATGGATTTACTGGATAAGGTTGGCCTTGCCGATCGTTCCGGACATTATCCCATTCAACTCTCTGGAGGAGAACAGCAACGTGTATCCCTAGCGCGGGCATTTTCCAATAAACCGGCCATACTTTTTGCCGATGAACCCACAGGAAATCTGGATGCTGAAACGAGTGATAAAGTCGTCAAGCTCATGTTTGATCTGAACAGGGAAGCCGGGACAACACTGGTGATCGTTACTCACGACCTGGACCTTGCGGGGAAAACCAACAGGATGATCAAATTAAAAGGTGGTGTCATCATCTCAGACTTAGAATTGAGCCATGCCTGA
- a CDS encoding arylesterase → MLRHYFVSSIVLTTLFSIASLFSSCGGGQGNEQSGNEKAVSTKPTEKKTDDQAAKKILFFGTSLTAGYGLDVTEAFPALIQHKIDSLKLPYKVVNAGLSGETSAAGKTRIDWLLKQPFDIIVLELGANDGLRGLPLTETKDNLQQITDKVKKKYPQVRFVLAGMQIPPSMGAEYAQEFKSIFPELARKNNMVLVPFLLQGVGGVPKLNQKDGIHPTVEGQKILAENVWAQLKGLL, encoded by the coding sequence ATGTTACGTCATTATTTTGTAAGTTCTATCGTTTTAACAACGCTGTTTTCCATCGCATCCTTGTTTTCATCCTGTGGTGGCGGACAAGGAAATGAGCAGTCCGGAAATGAAAAAGCGGTTTCAACGAAACCCACAGAAAAGAAAACCGACGATCAAGCGGCAAAGAAGATCCTTTTTTTCGGAACGAGTCTAACTGCAGGTTATGGTCTTGATGTGACGGAAGCTTTTCCAGCGTTGATTCAGCACAAGATCGATTCCCTGAAATTGCCTTATAAAGTGGTCAATGCAGGATTAAGCGGAGAAACTTCTGCCGCAGGAAAAACCAGGATCGACTGGTTGTTGAAACAGCCTTTTGACATTATTGTCTTAGAGCTCGGTGCGAATGACGGATTAAGGGGACTTCCGCTGACTGAAACAAAAGATAATCTTCAGCAAATTACCGATAAGGTGAAAAAGAAATATCCTCAGGTCAGATTTGTACTTGCAGGAATGCAAATCCCACCGAGTATGGGGGCTGAATATGCACAGGAATTCAAATCCATCTTCCCGGAGTTGGCCAGGAAAAACAATATGGTATTGGTCCCTTTCCTGCTACAAGGTGTTGGTGGTGTGCCTAAACTTAACCAGAAAGACGGGATTCATCCTACAGTTGAGGGGCAAAAAATTCTGGCAGAAAATGTATGGGCCCAGCTAAAAGGGCTTTTGTAA
- a CDS encoding ion transporter produces the protein MNTENEKTKDWRAKLHEIIYESNTFAGKAFDVGLLIAIFASILVVMLDSIDSYHRQFGSFFSAIEWTFTILFTIEYILRLVIIKHPLNYVKSPLGIIDLLALIPSYLSVIFVGAQSLLALRALRLMRIFRIFKLGRFLSEMKFLTVAISGSLRKISIFMLTVLTLVVILGSVMYLVENRENGFSSIPESIYWAIVTITTVGYGDISPVTPMGKFVASFMMLIGYAIIAVPTGIITTEMAAAARNKGFHHQVCPGCGREGHDQDAKFCKYCATKL, from the coding sequence ATGAATACGGAGAACGAAAAGACTAAAGACTGGCGGGCGAAGCTCCATGAAATCATTTATGAGTCCAATACATTTGCAGGAAAAGCTTTCGATGTAGGTTTGCTCATTGCTATTTTTGCCAGCATCCTGGTAGTTATGCTGGACAGCATTGATAGTTATCACCGACAATTCGGTTCGTTTTTTTCGGCGATTGAATGGACATTTACGATACTGTTTACCATAGAATATATACTTCGGCTGGTGATCATCAAACATCCGCTCAATTATGTGAAGAGCCCGCTTGGCATCATTGATCTGCTGGCCCTGATTCCTTCCTATCTGAGCGTCATTTTTGTAGGCGCCCAGTCTTTACTTGCCTTGCGTGCTTTAAGACTGATGCGGATTTTCAGGATCTTTAAATTAGGGCGGTTCCTGTCAGAGATGAAGTTTCTAACCGTGGCCATTAGTGGCAGCTTGCGCAAGATCAGCATATTTATGCTTACTGTGCTTACGCTTGTAGTGATTCTGGGTTCTGTCATGTACCTGGTAGAGAACAGAGAAAATGGATTTTCCAGTATCCCGGAAAGTATTTACTGGGCCATTGTGACCATTACCACCGTTGGTTATGGAGACATCTCCCCTGTCACGCCCATGGGAAAATTTGTCGCCTCATTTATGATGTTGATCGGCTATGCCATCATCGCTGTACCTACGGGAATTATCACTACTGAAATGGCTGCAGCGGCAAGAAATAAAGGATTCCACCATCAGGTATGCCCTGGATGTGGCCGTGAAGGTCATGATCAGGATGCTAAATTCTGTAAATATTGTGCAACAAAGCTTTAA
- a CDS encoding transporter substrate-binding domain-containing protein produces MAPKRVLKVGLDSAAPFPMHSDYNSEKFEGFEVDLLSEIAKHLDFEIHYEVSLWKTILEKLFKGELDLICSAVTVTSSRKHILEFTEPYLHFRLCAVVPAEGALDELKDFKNKTIGVRTATEAERHVHTKFPDNNMFHADTNKELYRKLQAGKIDMLVDDSPIAGGFLQNNSKLKIGMFLPNTDSHYAIAMKKGDLELRKQFNTGLKMLKENGIYDAIYAKWFSEIQF; encoded by the coding sequence ATGGCCCCAAAGAGAGTATTGAAAGTCGGTTTAGATTCTGCCGCACCATTTCCCATGCATTCGGACTATAATTCCGAAAAATTTGAAGGATTTGAGGTAGATTTATTAAGTGAAATTGCTAAACACCTTGATTTTGAGATACATTATGAAGTTTCTTTATGGAAAACTATTTTGGAGAAGCTTTTTAAAGGGGAATTAGACCTGATTTGTTCGGCAGTAACGGTAACTTCCTCACGCAAGCATATTCTGGAGTTTACAGAGCCTTATTTACACTTCAGACTTTGTGCTGTCGTGCCTGCAGAAGGTGCGCTGGATGAACTGAAAGACTTTAAAAACAAAACGATTGGGGTCAGAACGGCAACAGAAGCAGAAAGACATGTTCATACCAAATTCCCGGACAACAACATGTTTCATGCAGATACCAATAAAGAACTGTACAGAAAACTTCAGGCAGGAAAGATTGATATGCTTGTTGATGACTCACCGATTGCCGGAGGTTTCCTTCAAAACAACAGCAAATTAAAAATAGGCATGTTCCTGCCAAATACCGACTCCCATTATGCCATTGCGATGAAAAAAGGAGACCTGGAGTTAAGAAAGCAATTCAACACCGGACTAAAAATGCTGAAAGAAAACGGAATCTATGATGCCATTTATGCAAAATGGTTCAGTGAGATTCAGTTTTAA
- the map gene encoding type I methionyl aminopeptidase, whose protein sequence is MSISSEADLLGISKISEIVALALKEMREYAQPGMSALELDNFGGALLQSKGAKSAPRLTYGFPGWTCISVNNEIAHGIPTENKIFKEGDLINIDVSAELDGFWSDNGGSFVLGQDLNHHAPLVEASKRILTKALQNIKGGVKISEIGRIIETEAKKAGYMVIKNLAGHGVGRSLHEEPHQILNYYDRFNQERFKKNSVVAIETFIATQSSLAVEQADGWTFLGNKGGFVAQHEHTIMVTGGAPVILTSMNEIFS, encoded by the coding sequence ATGTCGATATCATCAGAAGCCGATTTACTGGGTATCAGTAAAATAAGTGAAATTGTAGCCCTTGCTTTAAAGGAAATGAGGGAATATGCACAGCCTGGAATGTCAGCTTTGGAGCTGGATAATTTTGGCGGAGCCCTACTTCAGTCTAAAGGAGCGAAATCAGCACCAAGGTTAACTTATGGTTTTCCGGGATGGACTTGTATCAGCGTGAATAATGAGATTGCCCATGGCATTCCTACTGAAAATAAGATCTTTAAAGAAGGTGACCTGATTAATATAGATGTATCTGCAGAGCTGGACGGCTTCTGGTCTGACAATGGAGGTTCCTTCGTATTGGGACAGGATTTGAATCACCACGCCCCTTTGGTAGAAGCATCGAAAAGAATTTTAACAAAAGCACTTCAAAATATTAAAGGGGGTGTAAAAATCTCTGAAATCGGCAGAATTATAGAAACTGAAGCTAAAAAAGCAGGTTATATGGTGATTAAAAACCTTGCCGGACATGGTGTAGGCAGAAGTTTACATGAAGAACCGCACCAGATTCTGAATTATTATGATCGTTTTAATCAGGAAAGATTTAAGAAAAATTCTGTAGTGGCCATTGAGACTTTTATTGCTACTCAGTCTAGCCTTGCAGTGGAACAAGCTGACGGATGGACATTCTTAGGAAATAAAGGTGGTTTTGTAGCTCAGCACGAGCATACGATTATGGTTACAGGTGGCGCTCCGGTAATCCTGACCTCGATGAATGAAATTTTCTCTTAA